Below is a genomic region from Sutterella megalosphaeroides.
ACCCCCTCGGGCAAGATCGAAATCTACTCGGAACGCCTCGCGAAGATGGCGGCCGAATGGGAGCTCCCCGAAGGGAAGGGCCAGGAAATCCACCCGATTCCGCGCTACGTCGCGACGGACGAAATGCTCCTCGAAGACGAAAAGAGCCGCATCTACCCGCTCGAAGCCTTCGGCTACCACGGGCCGGGTCGCACGCACTCGACCTACCATAACGTGCCGTGGCTCCGAGAAGTGCATCCCGACGTCGTTCTCATGAATCCCGTCGACGCGAAGGCCCGAGGCCTCACGACCGGCATGCGCGTCAAGGTCTTCAACGACCGCGGCGCTTTGGTCCTTCCCGTGAAGGTCACGAACCGCATCATTCCGCATCTCGTCGCCTTCCCGCAGGGCGCCTGGTACAAGCCCGACGCCTCGGGTCTCGATCGCGGCGGGTGCTTCAACGTTTTGACCCAGTTGAAGCCCTCGCCCTTGGCGAAGGCCAACCCCTCGCACACCAACCTCGTTCAGGTCGAACGCTTTACGGAGTAACCCACGATGACCAAGCAATACGGCTTTTATTTCAACGCCACGCGTTGCACGGGTTGCCGCACGTGCGTCGTGGCCTGCAAAGATAAGAACAACCTCCAGGACGGGCGCGCCTTCCGACGCGTGCTCGAAGCCGAAGGGGGCGAATGGAAAGAAAACGCCGACGGTTCCTGGACGCAGAACGTCGTCGCCTACTTCACGTCCGTTTCCTGCAACCACTGCGCGGATCCCGCGTGCGTGAAGGTCTGCCCCACGGGCGCGCACAAGAAGCACGCCGACCGTCGCGGTCTCGTTCTGATCGACCCCAAGGAGTGCATCGGTTGCGGGGCCTGCGCCTTTGCGTGCCCCTACGACGCGCCGCAACTCGACGTTGAGGCGAAGAAGATGACGAAGTGCGACATGTGCATCGACCGCCTCGAAAAAGGCCTGATGCCCGCGTGCGTGGGCGCCTGCCCGCAGCGCGCCCTCGACTTCGGTCCCGTCGACGAACTTCGCGCGAAGTACGGCGACGACGGCATGATCGCTCCGCTCGCGGACGGGGCGCTCACGCTCCCGAACCTCGTCATTACGGCGCCCTCCTACAAGATCGACGCTCCCGTCAAGAAGCACGGGACGCCGACCTGGGCGAAGTGAGGCACCGACGACGTGACGACTGAACGCTGAGGCAAAGCGTCCTTCCGGACGCTTCGGTACGCTCCTCTCGCTTTTGCACGCCCGACGGGATCGGTTCGATGCACGGGACCGAAGCACCGTCGGGAAGCGCAGAGAAATACCGAACGTTTGAAGGACGAAGGCGCATCGCAAGATGCGAAGAGATTTGAAAGACTGCCGCATGCACGGGCGGCGAGTCTCTTTCGGAATCTCGGGTCTTCGGCTCTCGGCTTCTTGTTCACTTGTCGGCTTTTCCCGGGTGGCCTTGCGCTTTCCCGGGGAAAAGAAAACGGCCCGATCGACTGGATGTCGACCGGGCCGATTCTTTTCAGGGCCAAGCTTGGTACTCTCCTTCTTTGAGTACTTGTATTCGACTGCGCTTGCCTGCCGTCGAGCAACTCGATGGAATTGAACATCTTCGACGGCGATGCAACCTTTTTCCAGAAAAAGGTTGGTACGTCAGACGTTCACGTAGCCTATCCGCTAACGCTCCACCTGGAGTCTGCCCGTTAATGCTTGTAAACAGTTCGATCGTGATCGATCCAGACAATGTGGAAAATACGTTCACTCCGAAATCCAACCATCGACTTGAGACCACTGAACCGAAAGGCAATTAGGGTGACATCGGGAGTAATCGCTGCCGGGATCGGAGCCCTAATCGCGTCTCTAGCTATCTTCTCAAATCCAAGGGCGTGTCGCCCCACTTTCTTGAGGTCTCCCCAGGTGACTTGGCTCAGTTTGAACAGCTGTACAGCAAGCTCCGCCCGATCGTTCTTCTGAAGGTCATCGACGCTGTAACCCCTTACCATATACTCGAAAGAAAAGATCGGACAATAAGCATCCTGCCTTCCAATACTCGGATCTACCGCAGAAATTGATCTTCCGCGTGTCGGTTTGACCTTCGGAACGCGCTTAGTCATTCAGGCGTTCCTTGAAAAACTCCGCCATAGATGCCTGGGAAATCTCGCTCCCGATGGGCGTGCTCTTCCATGGGGCCTCTTCGTGCGTCATATTGCGCAGTTTCCATGCGGAAAACTGCCCGTATACTTCGTAAACCTCGTCCATCAGCTCAGAGTCTTCCTTACTGAACTTACGAAAATCGACGTCTGTCGGGGCGGGGATGCCCAAAGACCCGTTCTCCTTGTATTTGTGGTACAGAGCCGGGCACACGGGGCCGTGTTGCCACGCATCAATCCGCTCGTTAAAAAGTGGACGACCGTACATGGCAAGACAGAAGCCTTGCGCGTAATAGACCAACTTCTGAAGTTTGAGGTTCGAGATAACATCGCCGGCATCCTCTTCAGTTTTCGAGAGGAAATACTCGGCCACGTCAAAGCATGTAAGCATGTGGTTCTCCCTAAAGCGCCCCTACCATACCCAAGTGAGAGTGCACCATCAGACGTGCGACTACGCTTCGTGGCGCACGGGCGTAGTACATTTTCCAGACCTGCTAACCGAGGGGCTTATGGGTTAGGTTTCAGGCTTGCGTGCCGAGCACGGCTTCATCGTTCGTCGGCGATGGCACTCCCGAGGCGAAATGTGATTATATCGCTCGACGTACCCGCAAGCTCCGGCGTGATTACACTCATTTGGTCTAACCAGAAGCGTTTCCTGCTTCAGGACGCTCCAGCTAGCCTCACCAGGTAGCGTGCCCAACTGGACCAAGTTGTCCATGGAGGGGCGTCCTGATAAGCCACCCCTAAATGGGCTCCAAGCAAGTTCTGCGATTCGTGGCTCAAATATACGAGCATTCCTACAAGTTCATCCCCCCGAAGGAGCCACAGAAAAGTAACCTAATGAAATTTGCTTATGGCTTTGCGATAAGGGGCTTGGGGGTGATGTCCCCGTTCGATTACCTTCTTCCAGTTTTTATCCCTGCATACAGTATTATATACAAGAATAAAAGCCCTCGAACCAATTCGGTGCGAGGGCTTTGATGTTGGGCATTGATTTTGAGTTTCAGCTTCGAAGAGAGCGAGGCGCTTCCACCCGATCGTTACGCGACCTTCGCCTGCTCGGCTGCCGCCCGGCGCTTCTTCTCCTTCCATTCCTTCGCGACCGACGCCGTACGCTCGACGAGCGCCGCTGTGCCTGCGGCCGCGAGGAAGACCGCAAGGAGGTCCGCGGGCATGGCGGTCGGCCATTCCCCGCGCTCGACCGGGATGTAGGCGTTTTCGAGCGCCATCAGCAGGTCCGCCTCACGCGGCCCGAAAGCGGCAAGCGCCGCCGCCCAGGCCGCAAGCGCGACGCCGACACCCGCCCCCCACGGGGCGCGGGCATGAAGGCGCCGCAGCGACTCCGTCGTCTTCCCGACGAAGACCCCGGCGTGAAGCCCCGCATGGAGCGCCGCAAGAAGGAAGAACCAGACGGAGAGTCCCACGTGCGCCGCCCGGTATTCGAGCGACATCCGCCAGTCTTCGGGCGTGAAGGTCGCAAAAAGCATTTGCGAACACATGACGCCCGAGACGAGCGACGCCGCAAAGGAAAGTGCAAGGAGCGCATTGAGAAGGCGCAACACGATTTCGCGCGCTCCCGCGGGGCGGGGTTTGCGTGCCCGCCCGGGGCGCGCATCCTTCAGCCCCAAAGCACGCCGGCACCATTTGACGTTCACGGCGACGTGAAGGATCACGGGCGCGAGCATCAGAACGCCCGCCGCCTCGTGCGCGATGTTGCCCGTATAGCGGTCAAGCATGAGAAAGGCCAGCACGGCAAGCAGCCCCTGATCGAGGCGCACGCGTCGCTCCCAGGCCGCGGCGGAACCGCCCGCCGTCTGAAAGCACTCGAGAAGTTCGCGGGGGCTCATGGCTTTACTCCGAACGGCAGACGCGCTTCGCGAGTTCGTAGGCGGCGTTCGGAAATTCGGTCCCTTCGCAGCTCGAACGGGTGCCGCTCCCGATCGCGCAGACGCGACCGACGTCCGTCCACCCCATGTAGCGAACGAGCGTCTCATAGTGGTGCTCAAGCGCCGGGAACGTCCAGTCGTTCGTATTCCAGGCAGCCGAGAGCAACACCGCCTCGCGCGGCGAGTGCAGCTGCGAGTTGATCGCGTAGAAGCGGTCGATGACGAGCTTGAGCTGGGCGGAGAACCCGAAGTAGTAGAGAGGCGAACAAAGTACGATCAGGTCCGCGTCGATCAGGTGCGGGTTGAGTTCGAACATGTCGTCGCGGTAGACGCAGTCGGCGGCGCCGAGCCCGCAGTGATCGCACCCGCTGCAAGCCGTAACGCGCTTGAAGGCGGCATCGAAGCGGAAGACTTCCGCCCCGACCTCGCGGGCGCCGCGGATGAATTCGTCGGCAAGCAGAAACGTGGCTCCGCGACGATGCGGGCTCCCGGTCACGATTGTGACTTTCTTGGACGAGCCCGCAGCTCGTGCCGTGCGGGCCGGGAAAAGCGCGCCGCCCGCGGCTGCGGCGGCCGCCCCTTGGAGCAGTCGACGGCGGGGAATCAACGGGATGGTTTTGAGGTCGTCCGTCATGATGAGTGTCCTGAGTGTGCGGTGTTTTTTCGCGGAGCCCCGACCGAAGCAAAAAACAGCGGGCCTCCACGCACGTTGGCGATAGGGGGGGGGGGGTAAACTCCTTGGGGGAAAGCGAAGCCGGCTTTACTTCGCGAGCCACGCGTCGAATTCGTCGAGGCTCCCTTCAAGGGAGGATTCGGTCGTGTGGAATCCTTCTTCGAGCTTCGCTTCGGGGCAGGCTTTGCGAAGATCCGCCCAAGCACCCGAGGGGCCGGAAGAAGCCGAGACGACGAAGGGCTTCACGCGCTTGCCGGCAAGCGGATGATCGGCGAGGAACGTCATGACGGGAACCGAGATGCCGCCCCACCAGTAGGGGGAGCCGAGATACACCGTGTCGTAAGCCGCAAGGTCCGGAATCGCCGTCGCGATTTCGCGGCGTTTGCCGCTCCTCTTTTCCTCACGGGCGATGTCGGTCATGTCGCCGTAATCGGACGCATAGGGTTCGCGCAACTCGAGGCGCAGCAGTTCGCAGCCGAGCTTTTGGGCCGCGCGTTCGGCAAGCGTCGCGGTGTGGTCCGTGCGCGAGAAGAAGATCACGATCGTGCGGCCCGACGGGCTCAAGACTCCCGCAGCATCAGCGGACGCTGCGGCGCGGACCGCACCCGGAACCAGAGCAGCCATCGTGCTTGCGGCACCCGCTGCAAGGAGCGTGCGACGCAACGTCATTACGGACGGGACGACTCGTGCGGTTTCCGCATTCGGGGATTTTCGGGTCATGGCGACTCTCCTTGGAGGACAAACACGGGGGAAAAAATGCGGCGAATCTGAAAACCGGTTCGGCTCGGGCGCTCTTTCGCATCGCGTCCGATTCCGAAGGGCTTCAAACTCATTTTCCTATTCCGCCCCTCCCGTCTCGGCACAAAGGAAATCGATTTCCTGCCCGAAACTCTCTCGCGAAATTGACACCGTTTTTACGCTCGGTCGATTTACGATTTATACGACGTCAACCGTTCCGGACACTTTCCGAAGGAGGCTGTCGTGACCGCTACCACCGTTTTCATTCTCGTCGTCGTCGCGTTCCTCGCCGTGATCGGCTACCGTTGCCTGCCGGCCCTCCCCAAGAGCCTGCGCCGCTCGAAGCGCGAGCCGTTCCCGCACTGAGCTCGCAGGAATCCCTCGGCTTACCCATGAGAGGCTCACGAACCTATCGAAATCCCTGAACGCGCGTTCATATTTCGATACGACTTTCCCTTCCCGAGCCCCTCGAAACGCGCGATAGTAGAGGTGAGGAGAGGCCTGAAAGCGCCCGCCGTAAAGGTATTCCCAAAGGCGTTCCGAAAGGTGTTTGCCGGGCGCGGTTGCATGAACACTGCGAGACTTTCTCCCGAACGGAGGTGGACTTATGACACGCAATCGCTTTACCCGCTCATTTCTTCTCGCGGGTGCATGCACGGCACTTGCGGCCCTCGCGGGCTGCTCGGGGATCCCCATCCAGGAACCCGTCGCGATGGGTGACGGCGTCTACTTGACGAGCGCCTACGGCACGGACTTGTCCGAAGTCAAGGCCGCGCTTTTTGAAAGCGCCGCCGAATTCTGCGACGACGACGATCTGATCCTGCACGTCGAGTCCTTCACGGTCGACGCGGCCCCCGCAGCCGAGATCGAAGATCCCGAGGACGCCGAAAACGAAGACCTGAAGCGCGCGGGCTCCGCCGAACTGCGCTTTTCCTGCCGCAAACCCTGAGTCGCAACGGCCGACGAAGCCCCGGGGATTCCCTGTTGCGAGCTTCGTGAGATACATGTCGGCTTGAGGGTCTGAAGCTACGAGGGCGATCGTATGTCGGTCGCCCTCTTCGTTTGTCCGAGGCAGGCCAATTCGCCGGACGGCGTAGAATGGTCGGACCCACGCTCGCTGTCTGACTTTGGTCCGTCCCGAGCGCACCAACCCGACCGCTCAACCTTTCAACCTACCCGACCCATGCCTCGCAAACGCCACCCCATCGTCGAAAACGGCGGCCTGGCCGTTCTCGCCTTTGCCATTTTCCTGCTCGTCGGCACGCAGCCTTCGGAAGCCTTCCTTTATGCGGCGCTCCTCTTTGCCGCCGCGTACGGGATCGACCGGCTGAAGCAGAGAAAGTAAGCACCTACTCACTGCAATCGCCATGAAGTATCCCGTTGCCGTTTGGAAGTCCGAAGAAACGGAACCCCTCGCCTACACCGCCGTCGTGCCCGACCTGCCGGGCGTCGTCACCGAGGTCGATGCTTTCGAAGAGATCGAGGCCGCGGTTCGCGAGGCAGCCGCCGGTTGGATGGAAGCCGAGCGCGATGCGGGAGCCGTCATCCCGGAGGCTTCGTCCGTTGAGAAGTATGCGAACGAGGAAGAATACGCCCGCTCTACGTGGCTTCTCGTTGAACTCGACAACGAAGTGCCGCACGCCTCAACACTCTGACGCCTGAGAACGGCTTCGGCCCGCCCGTCGAGCAACACATGCTCAACCTCCTTTTGCGAGCGACCTCCCGTTACAAGCGAATCGCCCGTTCTTCGATCTCGGCTCGGGTCTTTCAAAAAATTTCGGGGGCGCACCGTTTCTCGGTGCGCCCCCGCTCTTTCAGGAGGTTTCGGACGCATCCCTCAACCCGCAAGCGGGCGAAGGAGGCGTCTTCTCATTCATCAGAAGAGGATCGGCTCGAAGTACCCCGCAAAGAGGACCGACGCACGAAGGGCGAGAGCCCCGAGGATCGCGCAGAGGCCGCCGAGAAGAGCCGCGGTGTGGTTCTTCGCGAAGGAGAGAAGCATCGGAACAACGATCCCGACGCCGACCGCACCCGCCCAGAAGAGGGTCGAGGCGTCGCCCGAGACGAGGCTCTGAGCACCTGCGACCGACCCCGGCGTCCCCTGGAAGGCGACGTGTACGAAGGCAAAGAGCACGAACGCTTCGCCGAGGTGCACGATCGTCGCGGCCGTCGGCACCCACGTGCGTTCCCCGCCTTCGAGGCACCGCGTTGCGGTCATGACTTCGACCGTGCCGAGGGCGCACGCGAGACCGGAGAAGATCCAGAGGATCGGAAGCGCACCCGTCGTCCAGAGGGGAACGCCCACGGCCTGCGTGAGAAGGAACCCCGAGTAAGCGGTCGCCGCCACCCCGAGGACCGCGTCGAAGAGGAACATCCCCTTCGATTCGGCACAGGAGGAGACTTCGCCCGCCTTTTCGGCACGCCACATCACCCAGGCCTGCAGGATCGTGACGACGCAAAGCACCGCCAGGATGCAGATCCCGATGAACATCCAGCTCGTGAAGTTGAACTTCCATTCGATGAGCGCGTTGATCGCCGCCATCGGGAGGTTCAGCATGCGGGCCAAGTGGGAGACGACGAGAAGCGTCCCCACGAGCGCCGCGCCCGTGGCGAGGTAGTGCAAGCGGCGCGACTTCAGCCAGTAGTTCACCGTGAGGCTCATCCCCGAGAGACCCACGAACCAGAGGAAGAAGGCGATCGTCCAACCCCAGTGGCTCGTTGCGGCCTGCCGGGTCAATTCCATGTATTCGTAGGTCATTTGCTCACCACCACAAAGAAGTTGGGCTTCGTACCCTTTTCGGGGAGAAGCTTTTCAGACTTGACCGCGCGAAGCTTCCGCGAGATCGGGCTCTCGGGGTCCGACACGTCGCCGAACATGCGGGCGTGCACGGGACAGACCGCAACGCACGCGGGGTCCTGACCCTGCTCGACGAGTTCGTGACAGCCTTCGCCCATGCACTTCATCGGCAGACCCGTTTCCGGGTGCGACCAACGCACGTCGTAGGGGCAGGACGCAATGCAATAGTTGCAACCCACGCAGCGCGAGGGGTCGGTCTTCACGAGCCCCGTTTCGGGGTCGTGATAGTTCGCCCCGAAGGGGCAGGTCGAGATGCAGGGCGCGTTTTCGCACTGCTGACACTGCACGAGGATCTGCACCGGGCGCCGTGCGCGCTCGACCGTCACCTTGCGGATGTTCGACGGGAGCCACTCCCAACCGGCCACTTCACCCGTCAGCATGTCGGGATAATTCGTCTGCGCGCACGCGACGATGCACGCCGAGCACCCGACGCACTGCGTGGCGTCGAAGAGGTGCGCGAGTTTCTTTTGTTTCTTGTCCGTCATTCTCGGATCTCCTTCGGCCTCAGAGGCGCTTCACGCGCACGGAGCTGTTGTTCGCGAGGTTGCCGCAGACGGGCTGCGCGAAGCCCGTGGCGAACCAGTGCGAGTTGATGCCTTCGCGCACCCAGGCGTATTCGGGCGGGAGGTTCTTCGTGCGAACGCCCCCGGAGAAGCCGTGCGAGAAAAGGCTCCCCGGCATGACGCGGTTCGTGACCGTCACGCGCGCTTCGCCCTTGACGCCCGTGTCGATACCCGTCACTTCGATCATGTCCCCGGTCGAGATCCCGAGACGTTCGGCGTCGACGGGGTGCATCCAAAGCGTCCGGTCCCCGAGGAACTTCGTGGGCCACGTGAAGATGGTCACCCCGGAGCACGACGCGCTGTCCTTCCCCGAGACGAGGAAGAATTCGTCCGAACGGGGTTTCGGCTGCGTGTAGGCCTTCGGGTATTCGAAGTCGGTGAGACCCTTCAAACCCTTGTCCCGGTACTTCGACGCGCAGAGGAAGGAGACGATTTCGGGCTTCCCGGTGGGCGTGCCGAAGGGCTTCTTGTAGGGATAGACCCCGAACTTCTTTTCGGCCGTACGGCACCAACCCTTTTCGGCGATTTCGGCGGCGATGCGGTCGCCTTCGCCGGGCTTCGATTCGTTCTTCGACGCGATGAACTTCGCCCAGGCCTTTTCGGTCATGCCGTCGAACCACGCCTTCCATTCTTCGGTCGTGCGGCATTCCTTCGCATAGCCCAAACGATCGGCGGCGCGGTCCGGATAGGCGCGGCGCAGGATTTCGCAGAACTGCCAGATTTCATGGCGCGCTTCACAGCCTTCGGGAGGCGTGAGACCGGCGCTGTTCAACTGGATGTTGCCGTCGAGCGCCCACTTCACACCCGCGTACTCGTGCCATTCGAGGAACATCGTGGACGGCAACACATAGTCCGCGTAGTCGATGATTTCGTGCGGGAGGATGTCCTGCACGACGAGGAGTTCGAGCGCGCGCAGGGCTTCCGCCATGCGGTTCGAATTCGCTTCGCGGTGGAACATGGTCGAGCCCGTCACGAAGACGGCACGAACGGGATAGGGCTTCTCGTGCAGAATCGCTTCGAAGACGGCCGAGAAGGTGCCCGAGCTTTCGGGGTAGATTTCCTTGTCGAGGGCCTTCCCGAAGGGAATTTCCCAGGTCTGACCGGCGGGGCCCTTCCCCTTCGTGCCGCTCGAGGACGCAGAAGGCATCTTGAGGCCGCCGCCCTGAGTGACGACAAAACCTCCCTTCTGATCGAGCGAACCCGTAAAGAGGTTCAAAGCGCTCATCAGCTGATAGGCTTCGTTGTCGTTCCCGTTGCGCGACGAATACCAACCGTCGTCGCAGACGCCGCCCAACGTAAAGAATTCGCGCGCGACCGTCGCGATCCGCTCGGCGGGAATCCCCGTCACGGCGGAAGCTTCTTCGGGCGTCCACTTCGAGGCCGTACGGGCAAAGACCGCATAGGCCGTTTCGACCTCAAGCGTCGCACCGTTCGGACCCGTCACGGTACCCGTGAAGTCGAGGTCG
It encodes:
- a CDS encoding flavodoxin family protein, yielding MTDDLKTIPLIPRRRLLQGAAAAAAGGALFPARTARAAGSSKKVTIVTGSPHRRGATFLLADEFIRGAREVGAEVFRFDAAFKRVTACSGCDHCGLGAADCVYRDDMFELNPHLIDADLIVLCSPLYYFGFSAQLKLVIDRFYAINSQLHSPREAVLLSAAWNTNDWTFPALEHHYETLVRYMGWTDVGRVCAIGSGTRSSCEGTEFPNAAYELAKRVCRSE
- the nrfD gene encoding NrfD/PsrC family molybdoenzyme membrane anchor subunit, encoding MTYEYMELTRQAATSHWGWTIAFFLWFVGLSGMSLTVNYWLKSRRLHYLATGAALVGTLLVVSHLARMLNLPMAAINALIEWKFNFTSWMFIGICILAVLCVVTILQAWVMWRAEKAGEVSSCAESKGMFLFDAVLGVAATAYSGFLLTQAVGVPLWTTGALPILWIFSGLACALGTVEVMTATRCLEGGERTWVPTAATIVHLGEAFVLFAFVHVAFQGTPGSVAGAQSLVSGDASTLFWAGAVGVGIVVPMLLSFAKNHTAALLGGLCAILGALALRASVLFAGYFEPILF
- a CDS encoding flavodoxin — its product is MTRKSPNAETARVVPSVMTLRRTLLAAGAASTMAALVPGAVRAAASADAAGVLSPSGRTIVIFFSRTDHTATLAERAAQKLGCELLRLELREPYASDYGDMTDIAREEKRSGKRREIATAIPDLAAYDTVYLGSPYWWGGISVPVMTFLADHPLAGKRVKPFVVSASSGPSGAWADLRKACPEAKLEEGFHTTESSLEGSLDEFDAWLAK
- a CDS encoding DMSO/selenate family reductase complex B subunit encodes the protein MTKQYGFYFNATRCTGCRTCVVACKDKNNLQDGRAFRRVLEAEGGEWKENADGSWTQNVVAYFTSVSCNHCADPACVKVCPTGAHKKHADRRGLVLIDPKECIGCGACAFACPYDAPQLDVEAKKMTKCDMCIDRLEKGLMPACVGACPQRALDFGPVDELRAKYGDDGMIAPLADGALTLPNLVITAPSYKIDAPVKKHGTPTWAK
- a CDS encoding Panacea domain-containing protein — encoded protein: MLTCFDVAEYFLSKTEEDAGDVISNLKLQKLVYYAQGFCLAMYGRPLFNERIDAWQHGPVCPALYHKYKENGSLGIPAPTDVDFRKFSKEDSELMDEVYEVYGQFSAWKLRNMTHEEAPWKSTPIGSEISQASMAEFFKERLND
- a CDS encoding type II toxin-antitoxin system HicB family antitoxin; this translates as MKYPVAVWKSEETEPLAYTAVVPDLPGVVTEVDAFEEIEAAVREAAAGWMEAERDAGAVIPEASSVEKYANEEEYARSTWLLVELDNEVPHASTL
- a CDS encoding molybdopterin-containing oxidoreductase family protein, which gives rise to MTKNTKESATVLPKLSRRTFLGAAGATVAGAAVPWSTLEAEVAQLKSEGWEARPCACNVCGGYCGLLAMHKKGEPFTPQTVKIMPNPSHPQRGCCARGASAVWAWAHPLRLKKPMKRVGAKGEGKFEEISWDQALDEIAAKVKAICEKDGERAVAMTSHNFSSMQKWFGAALGTPNVIGHSSTCNSASVMGRRMVFGKGFDSAGKVEPDYERVKYLLCIGRTLNCAMGVSSVLARARQQGARVLFVDPRMPEGAFGDAEWLPIKPGTDSAFIYALVNVAIRENLVDRAFLAKWTNAPYLVEKDSMKPVTAAECCPSATDGTAFVVMDKTSGELRPMGLVKDEKGTVTGFAQPEGVDPDLDFTGTVTGPNGATLEVETAYAVFARTASKWTPEEASAVTGIPAERIATVAREFFTLGGVCDDGWYSSRNGNDNEAYQLMSALNLFTGSLDQKGGFVVTQGGGLKMPSASSSGTKGKGPAGQTWEIPFGKALDKEIYPESSGTFSAVFEAILHEKPYPVRAVFVTGSTMFHREANSNRMAEALRALELLVVQDILPHEIIDYADYVLPSTMFLEWHEYAGVKWALDGNIQLNSAGLTPPEGCEARHEIWQFCEILRRAYPDRAADRLGYAKECRTTEEWKAWFDGMTEKAWAKFIASKNESKPGEGDRIAAEIAEKGWCRTAEKKFGVYPYKKPFGTPTGKPEIVSFLCASKYRDKGLKGLTDFEYPKAYTQPKPRSDEFFLVSGKDSASCSGVTIFTWPTKFLGDRTLWMHPVDAERLGISTGDMIEVTGIDTGVKGEARVTVTNRVMPGSLFSHGFSGGVRTKNLPPEYAWVREGINSHWFATGFAQPVCGNLANNSSVRVKRL
- a CDS encoding DUF4405 domain-containing protein — translated: MSPRELLECFQTAGGSAAAWERRVRLDQGLLAVLAFLMLDRYTGNIAHEAAGVLMLAPVILHVAVNVKWCRRALGLKDARPGRARKPRPAGAREIVLRLLNALLALSFAASLVSGVMCSQMLFATFTPEDWRMSLEYRAAHVGLSVWFFLLAALHAGLHAGVFVGKTTESLRRLHARAPWGAGVGVALAAWAAALAAFGPREADLLMALENAYIPVERGEWPTAMPADLLAVFLAAAGTAALVERTASVAKEWKEKKRRAAAEQAKVA
- a CDS encoding 4Fe-4S dicluster domain-containing protein; amino-acid sequence: MTDKKQKKLAHLFDATQCVGCSACIVACAQTNYPDMLTGEVAGWEWLPSNIRKVTVERARRPVQILVQCQQCENAPCISTCPFGANYHDPETGLVKTDPSRCVGCNYCIASCPYDVRWSHPETGLPMKCMGEGCHELVEQGQDPACVAVCPVHARMFGDVSDPESPISRKLRAVKSEKLLPEKGTKPNFFVVVSK